A stretch of Tripterygium wilfordii isolate XIE 37 chromosome 11, ASM1340144v1, whole genome shotgun sequence DNA encodes these proteins:
- the LOC120008485 gene encoding uncharacterized protein LOC120008485 isoform X2 encodes MCRRHQQVLMEFLFKMGGRSLGCSSYNMIIKGWLLGEHKLEELHLLTFKESPLRICQKLVKEAQKLILVHQKLTSLMGRTYKRLPIGTTDGSNSNVGKIVASWCIMISWTT; translated from the exons ATGTGCCGGCGACATCAGCAAGTTTTGATGGAATTTCTGTTCAAAATGGGGGGAAGAAGCTTAGGATGTTCCTCATACAATATGATAATCAAAGGATGGCTTTTGGGAGAGCATAAACTGGAGGAACTACACCTCTTAACGTTCAAGGAAAGCCCATTAAGGATCTGTCAAAAACTGGTG AAAGAAGCTCAAAAACTCATATTGGTACACCAGAAACTCACAAGCTTGATGGGAAGGACCTACAAGAGGTTACCTATTGGCACAACAG ATGGATCAAACTCAAATGTGGGCAAGATAGTTGCATCTTGGTGTATTATGATTTCATGGACTACGTAA
- the LOC120009489 gene encoding protoporphyrinogen oxidase 2, chloroplastic/mitochondrial isoform X3 has protein sequence MKEQTPWIPSLSLKAGSLQTESEMEVRCLLDDLGIRDKQQSPISQTKRYIVRNGIPVLLPTNLIDLFKSNILSAQSKFRIMLEPVLWKKRDSSKLSDAQNVESVGGFFERHFGKEVVDYLVDPFVAGTSAGDPDSLCMRYSFPELWNLEQRFGSIIAGAVRSKFTGRREKSQETKSSLDKKKHQRGSFSFFGGMQTIADRLCKELDRDELKLNSKVLSLSYSHDGKSALENWSVSCSLNSDKHSQGSNFDAVIMAAPLCNVEEMKISKGGQIFPLDFLPQVSYMPLSVIITAFKKANVKRPLEGFGVLVPSKEQQNGLKSLGTLFSSMMFPDRAPSDIHLYTTFIGGSRNKELAKTSTEELKEIVTSDLRQLLGVEGEPLYVNHFYWSKAFPLYGLNYGSVLEAIEKMEENLPGFFYAGNHRGGLSVGKAITSGCSAADLVISYLESSSDDKMKMFKDESSL, from the exons ATGAAGGAGCAAACACCATG GATTCCTTCCCTAAGTCTCAAAGCCGGCTCCTTGCAGACTGAAAGTGAAATGGAGGTCAGGTGTTTGCTTGATGATCTTGGCATTCGAGATAAGCAACAATCT CCAATATCCCAGACCAAAAGATATATTGTGAGAAATGGGATTCCGGTGCTG TTACCTACAAATCTGATTGACCTATTCAAGAGCAACATTCTTTCTGCACAATCAAAG TTCCGCATTATGTTGGAGCCAGTCCTGTGGAAGAAAAGGGATTCCTCAAAACTCTCAGATGCACAAAATGTGGAAAG CGTGGGTGGGTTCTTTGAGCGCCATTTTGGGAAAGAG gTTGTTGATTATCTGGTTGATCCTTTTGTTGCTGGCACAAGCGCTGGAGATCCTGATTCTCTTTGT ATGCGTTATTCTTTTCCAGAGCTCTGGAATCTAGAGCAAAG GTTTGGTTCTATCATAGCTGGGGCAGTGAGATCAAAATTCACTGGGAGAAGGGAAAAAAGTCAAGAGACAAAGAGTTCTTTGGACAAGAAGAAACATCAGCgtggttctttttctttctttggtggAATGCAG ACAATTGCTGATAGATTGTGTAAAGAGCTTGATAGAGATGAGCTTAAATTGAACTCAAAGGTCTTGTCATTATCTTATAGTCATGATGGGAAGTCAGCATTAGAGAATTGGTCTGTTTCTTGTTCTTTAAACTCCGACAAGCATTCCCAAGGTTCAAACTTTGATGCTGTAATCATGGCG GCTCCACTATGCAATGTTGaggaaatgaaaatttcaaaaggAGGACAAATATTTCCGCTCGACTTTCTCCCTCAG GTGAGTTACATGCCATTATCAGTCATAATCACCGCATTTAAGAAGGCAAATGTTAAGAGACCCCTTGAAGGATTTGGCGTTCTTGTTCCTTCTAAGGAGCAACAAAATGGACTAAAATCTCTTG GTACACTCTTTTCTTCGATGATGTTTCCAGATCGTGCACCCAGTGACATACATCTCTACACAACTTTCATTGGTGGAAGTCGAAACAAGGAACTAGCAAAAACTTCAAC AGAGGAGTTGAAGGAGATTGTCACTTCAGATCTCAGGCAATTGTTGGGCGTGGAGGGAGAGCCTCTATATGTGAA TCACTTCTACTGGAGTAAGGCATTTCCGTTATATGGGTTGAACTATGGCTCAGTTTTAGAAGCAATTGAAAAGATGGAGGAAAATCTTCCTGGATTTTTCTATGCAG GTAACCATAGAGGAGGATTGTCTGTTGGCAAAGCGATAACCTCTGGGTGCAGTGCGGCTGATCTTGTAATCTCTTACTTGGAGTCTTCTTCAGATGACAAGATGAAGATGTTTAAGGACGAATCTTCGCTTTAA
- the LOC120009489 gene encoding protoporphyrinogen oxidase, mitochondrial isoform X1, which produces MASAMEEDTHGPGKRVAVVGAGVSGLAAAYKLKAHGLNVTVFEAEGRAGGKLKSVSKDGLIWDEGANTMTESEMEVRCLLDDLGIRDKQQSPISQTKRYIVRNGIPVLLPTNLIDLFKSNILSAQSKFRIMLEPVLWKKRDSSKLSDAQNVESVGGFFERHFGKEVVDYLVDPFVAGTSAGDPDSLCMRYSFPELWNLEQRFGSIIAGAVRSKFTGRREKSQETKSSLDKKKHQRGSFSFFGGMQTIADRLCKELDRDELKLNSKVLSLSYSHDGKSALENWSVSCSLNSDKHSQGSNFDAVIMAAPLCNVEEMKISKGGQIFPLDFLPQVSYMPLSVIITAFKKANVKRPLEGFGVLVPSKEQQNGLKSLGTLFSSMMFPDRAPSDIHLYTTFIGGSRNKELAKTSTEELKEIVTSDLRQLLGVEGEPLYVNHFYWSKAFPLYGLNYGSVLEAIEKMEENLPGFFYAGNHRGGLSVGKAITSGCSAADLVISYLESSSDDKMKMFKDESSL; this is translated from the exons ATGGCCTCAGCTATGGAAGAAGACACGCACG GTCCCGGTAAAAGAGTAGCTGTTGTGGGCGCTGGTGTTAG TGGGCTTGCTGCAGCATACAAGTTGAAAGCACATGGTTTGAATGTCACAGTGTTTGAGGCTGAAGGAAGGGCAGGAGGAAAATTGAAAAGTGTTTCAAAGGATGGCCTAATTTGGGATGAAGGAGCAAACACCATG ACTGAAAGTGAAATGGAGGTCAGGTGTTTGCTTGATGATCTTGGCATTCGAGATAAGCAACAATCT CCAATATCCCAGACCAAAAGATATATTGTGAGAAATGGGATTCCGGTGCTG TTACCTACAAATCTGATTGACCTATTCAAGAGCAACATTCTTTCTGCACAATCAAAG TTCCGCATTATGTTGGAGCCAGTCCTGTGGAAGAAAAGGGATTCCTCAAAACTCTCAGATGCACAAAATGTGGAAAG CGTGGGTGGGTTCTTTGAGCGCCATTTTGGGAAAGAG gTTGTTGATTATCTGGTTGATCCTTTTGTTGCTGGCACAAGCGCTGGAGATCCTGATTCTCTTTGT ATGCGTTATTCTTTTCCAGAGCTCTGGAATCTAGAGCAAAG GTTTGGTTCTATCATAGCTGGGGCAGTGAGATCAAAATTCACTGGGAGAAGGGAAAAAAGTCAAGAGACAAAGAGTTCTTTGGACAAGAAGAAACATCAGCgtggttctttttctttctttggtggAATGCAG ACAATTGCTGATAGATTGTGTAAAGAGCTTGATAGAGATGAGCTTAAATTGAACTCAAAGGTCTTGTCATTATCTTATAGTCATGATGGGAAGTCAGCATTAGAGAATTGGTCTGTTTCTTGTTCTTTAAACTCCGACAAGCATTCCCAAGGTTCAAACTTTGATGCTGTAATCATGGCG GCTCCACTATGCAATGTTGaggaaatgaaaatttcaaaaggAGGACAAATATTTCCGCTCGACTTTCTCCCTCAG GTGAGTTACATGCCATTATCAGTCATAATCACCGCATTTAAGAAGGCAAATGTTAAGAGACCCCTTGAAGGATTTGGCGTTCTTGTTCCTTCTAAGGAGCAACAAAATGGACTAAAATCTCTTG GTACACTCTTTTCTTCGATGATGTTTCCAGATCGTGCACCCAGTGACATACATCTCTACACAACTTTCATTGGTGGAAGTCGAAACAAGGAACTAGCAAAAACTTCAAC AGAGGAGTTGAAGGAGATTGTCACTTCAGATCTCAGGCAATTGTTGGGCGTGGAGGGAGAGCCTCTATATGTGAA TCACTTCTACTGGAGTAAGGCATTTCCGTTATATGGGTTGAACTATGGCTCAGTTTTAGAAGCAATTGAAAAGATGGAGGAAAATCTTCCTGGATTTTTCTATGCAG GTAACCATAGAGGAGGATTGTCTGTTGGCAAAGCGATAACCTCTGGGTGCAGTGCGGCTGATCTTGTAATCTCTTACTTGGAGTCTTCTTCAGATGACAAGATGAAGATGTTTAAGGACGAATCTTCGCTTTAA
- the LOC120009489 gene encoding protoporphyrinogen oxidase 2, chloroplastic/mitochondrial isoform X2: protein MASAMEEDTHGPGKRVAVVGAGVSGLAAAYKLKAHGLNVTVFEAEGRAGGKLKSVSKDGLIWDEGANTMTESEMEVRCLLDDLGIRDKQQSPISQTKRYIVRNGIPVLLPTNLIDLFKSNILSAQSKFRIMLEPVLWKKRDSSKLSDAQNVERLLIIWLILLLLAQALEILILFVFGSIIAGAVRSKFTGRREKSQETKSSLDKKKHQRGSFSFFGGMQTIADRLCKELDRDELKLNSKVLSLSYSHDGKSALENWSVSCSLNSDKHSQGSNFDAVIMAAPLCNVEEMKISKGGQIFPLDFLPQVSYMPLSVIITAFKKANVKRPLEGFGVLVPSKEQQNGLKSLGTLFSSMMFPDRAPSDIHLYTTFIGGSRNKELAKTSTEELKEIVTSDLRQLLGVEGEPLYVNHFYWSKAFPLYGLNYGSVLEAIEKMEENLPGFFYAGNHRGGLSVGKAITSGCSAADLVISYLESSSDDKMKMFKDESSL from the exons ATGGCCTCAGCTATGGAAGAAGACACGCACG GTCCCGGTAAAAGAGTAGCTGTTGTGGGCGCTGGTGTTAG TGGGCTTGCTGCAGCATACAAGTTGAAAGCACATGGTTTGAATGTCACAGTGTTTGAGGCTGAAGGAAGGGCAGGAGGAAAATTGAAAAGTGTTTCAAAGGATGGCCTAATTTGGGATGAAGGAGCAAACACCATG ACTGAAAGTGAAATGGAGGTCAGGTGTTTGCTTGATGATCTTGGCATTCGAGATAAGCAACAATCT CCAATATCCCAGACCAAAAGATATATTGTGAGAAATGGGATTCCGGTGCTG TTACCTACAAATCTGATTGACCTATTCAAGAGCAACATTCTTTCTGCACAATCAAAG TTCCGCATTATGTTGGAGCCAGTCCTGTGGAAGAAAAGGGATTCCTCAAAACTCTCAGATGCACAAAATGTGGAAAG gTTGTTGATTATCTGGTTGATCCTTTTGTTGCTGGCACAAGCGCTGGAGATCCTGATTCTCTTTGT GTTTGGTTCTATCATAGCTGGGGCAGTGAGATCAAAATTCACTGGGAGAAGGGAAAAAAGTCAAGAGACAAAGAGTTCTTTGGACAAGAAGAAACATCAGCgtggttctttttctttctttggtggAATGCAG ACAATTGCTGATAGATTGTGTAAAGAGCTTGATAGAGATGAGCTTAAATTGAACTCAAAGGTCTTGTCATTATCTTATAGTCATGATGGGAAGTCAGCATTAGAGAATTGGTCTGTTTCTTGTTCTTTAAACTCCGACAAGCATTCCCAAGGTTCAAACTTTGATGCTGTAATCATGGCG GCTCCACTATGCAATGTTGaggaaatgaaaatttcaaaaggAGGACAAATATTTCCGCTCGACTTTCTCCCTCAG GTGAGTTACATGCCATTATCAGTCATAATCACCGCATTTAAGAAGGCAAATGTTAAGAGACCCCTTGAAGGATTTGGCGTTCTTGTTCCTTCTAAGGAGCAACAAAATGGACTAAAATCTCTTG GTACACTCTTTTCTTCGATGATGTTTCCAGATCGTGCACCCAGTGACATACATCTCTACACAACTTTCATTGGTGGAAGTCGAAACAAGGAACTAGCAAAAACTTCAAC AGAGGAGTTGAAGGAGATTGTCACTTCAGATCTCAGGCAATTGTTGGGCGTGGAGGGAGAGCCTCTATATGTGAA TCACTTCTACTGGAGTAAGGCATTTCCGTTATATGGGTTGAACTATGGCTCAGTTTTAGAAGCAATTGAAAAGATGGAGGAAAATCTTCCTGGATTTTTCTATGCAG GTAACCATAGAGGAGGATTGTCTGTTGGCAAAGCGATAACCTCTGGGTGCAGTGCGGCTGATCTTGTAATCTCTTACTTGGAGTCTTCTTCAGATGACAAGATGAAGATGTTTAAGGACGAATCTTCGCTTTAA
- the LOC120009489 gene encoding protoporphyrinogen oxidase 2, chloroplastic/mitochondrial isoform X4, with the protein MEVRCLLDDLGIRDKQQSPISQTKRYIVRNGIPVLLPTNLIDLFKSNILSAQSKFRIMLEPVLWKKRDSSKLSDAQNVESVGGFFERHFGKEVVDYLVDPFVAGTSAGDPDSLCMRYSFPELWNLEQRFGSIIAGAVRSKFTGRREKSQETKSSLDKKKHQRGSFSFFGGMQTIADRLCKELDRDELKLNSKVLSLSYSHDGKSALENWSVSCSLNSDKHSQGSNFDAVIMAAPLCNVEEMKISKGGQIFPLDFLPQVSYMPLSVIITAFKKANVKRPLEGFGVLVPSKEQQNGLKSLGTLFSSMMFPDRAPSDIHLYTTFIGGSRNKELAKTSTEELKEIVTSDLRQLLGVEGEPLYVNHFYWSKAFPLYGLNYGSVLEAIEKMEENLPGFFYAGNHRGGLSVGKAITSGCSAADLVISYLESSSDDKMKMFKDESSL; encoded by the exons ATGGAGGTCAGGTGTTTGCTTGATGATCTTGGCATTCGAGATAAGCAACAATCT CCAATATCCCAGACCAAAAGATATATTGTGAGAAATGGGATTCCGGTGCTG TTACCTACAAATCTGATTGACCTATTCAAGAGCAACATTCTTTCTGCACAATCAAAG TTCCGCATTATGTTGGAGCCAGTCCTGTGGAAGAAAAGGGATTCCTCAAAACTCTCAGATGCACAAAATGTGGAAAG CGTGGGTGGGTTCTTTGAGCGCCATTTTGGGAAAGAG gTTGTTGATTATCTGGTTGATCCTTTTGTTGCTGGCACAAGCGCTGGAGATCCTGATTCTCTTTGT ATGCGTTATTCTTTTCCAGAGCTCTGGAATCTAGAGCAAAG GTTTGGTTCTATCATAGCTGGGGCAGTGAGATCAAAATTCACTGGGAGAAGGGAAAAAAGTCAAGAGACAAAGAGTTCTTTGGACAAGAAGAAACATCAGCgtggttctttttctttctttggtggAATGCAG ACAATTGCTGATAGATTGTGTAAAGAGCTTGATAGAGATGAGCTTAAATTGAACTCAAAGGTCTTGTCATTATCTTATAGTCATGATGGGAAGTCAGCATTAGAGAATTGGTCTGTTTCTTGTTCTTTAAACTCCGACAAGCATTCCCAAGGTTCAAACTTTGATGCTGTAATCATGGCG GCTCCACTATGCAATGTTGaggaaatgaaaatttcaaaaggAGGACAAATATTTCCGCTCGACTTTCTCCCTCAG GTGAGTTACATGCCATTATCAGTCATAATCACCGCATTTAAGAAGGCAAATGTTAAGAGACCCCTTGAAGGATTTGGCGTTCTTGTTCCTTCTAAGGAGCAACAAAATGGACTAAAATCTCTTG GTACACTCTTTTCTTCGATGATGTTTCCAGATCGTGCACCCAGTGACATACATCTCTACACAACTTTCATTGGTGGAAGTCGAAACAAGGAACTAGCAAAAACTTCAAC AGAGGAGTTGAAGGAGATTGTCACTTCAGATCTCAGGCAATTGTTGGGCGTGGAGGGAGAGCCTCTATATGTGAA TCACTTCTACTGGAGTAAGGCATTTCCGTTATATGGGTTGAACTATGGCTCAGTTTTAGAAGCAATTGAAAAGATGGAGGAAAATCTTCCTGGATTTTTCTATGCAG GTAACCATAGAGGAGGATTGTCTGTTGGCAAAGCGATAACCTCTGGGTGCAGTGCGGCTGATCTTGTAATCTCTTACTTGGAGTCTTCTTCAGATGACAAGATGAAGATGTTTAAGGACGAATCTTCGCTTTAA